A single window of Mugil cephalus isolate CIBA_MC_2020 chromosome 1, CIBA_Mcephalus_1.1, whole genome shotgun sequence DNA harbors:
- the tpk2 gene encoding thiamin pyrophosphokinase 2: protein MSSLDVNMAQCAWSENILKLLRRMNNFYLPGSSRANCLRFEIDGAQVGWIPPHVASLLTRYPAVFRPPHGGAVSLCEGLDSYEKRSEAVDAVLKDLRKEESLTCLKGWRDEKYSVMPKFCDPPSMWMERSATCLFGVKRYGVHLNGYTVSKSGEVSMWLARRSLTKQTYPGLLDNVAAGGLAADVGIKQTMVKECQEEACIPAAIAEKARPAATVSYTYEDEEGVFAECQFVFDLELPLDFKPVVGDGEVQDFQILPIHEVKKLLATDDFKPNCAMVVLDFLIRHSFIDPDTEPFYQEFVAGLHQTI, encoded by the exons ATGAGTAGTTTAGATGTGAACATGGCTCAATGCGCTTGGTCGGAAAACATTCTCAAGCTCCTCCGGCGAATGAATAACTTTTATTTACCAG GCTCGAGTCGTGCTAACTGCTTAAGGTTTGAGATAGACGGAGCTCAGGTTGGTTGGATTCCTCCTCACGTCGCTTCGCTGTTGACCCGGTATCCAGCGGTGTTCAGGCCGCCACACGGTGGCGCAGTGTCGCTGTGTGAAGGTCTGGACTCCTACGAGAAGAGATCCGAGGCCGTGGACGCGGTCCTGAAAGACCTGAGGAAAGAAGAGAGTCTGACGTGTCTTAAAGGATGGAGAGATGAG AAATACAGCGTGATGCCAAAATTCTGTGACCCTCCTTCGATGTGGATGGAAAGATCAGCTACAT GTCTTTTCGGGGTGAAGCGTTACGGAGTTCACCTCAACGGCTACACCGTCAGTAAGAGCGGCGAGGTCAGCATGTGGCTGGCTCGACGGTCCCTCACGAAGCAGACGTACCCGGGGCTGCTGGACAACGTG GCGGCCGGCGGACTGGCTGCTGACGTCGGAATCAAACAGACTATGGTTAAAGAATGCCAGGAGGAAGCGTGTATCCCAGCAGCCATTGCTGAGAAGGCCCGTCCTGCAGCAACAGTGAG CTACACCTATGAGGATGAAGAGGGCGTGTTTGCAGAATGCCAGTTTGTGTTCGATTTGGAGCTTCCTCTGGACTTCAAGCCCGTAGTTGGAGACGGAGAAGTGCAAGATTTCCAGATCCTGCCCATACATGAG GTGAAAAAGCTCCTGGCGACTGATGACTTTAAACCAAACTGTGCCATGGTTGTCTTAGACTTCCTCATCAGACATTCGTTCATTGATCCCGACACag AGCCGTTCTATCAGGAATTTGTGGCGGGACTCCATCAGACGATCTAG
- the pdyn gene encoding proenkephalin-B, with protein MEWYVLVLMLSLPPSIHTDCSSQCLKCAQEVPSPDSSLSCIAECVGQLESCGQAPRLADLSQDEAAQEEESQEANLVKRYGGFIKRIDKNKNKLFTSPRRDNYILKAGALPKKYEDLLKSLEKKDATPPQRAEDALESQVLRGYVKRYGGFLRKFGPKSKRSSSEEEEDEQEEGAEEANQERQEPEELQKRYGGFMRRVRPKLNNLKWDKRYGGFLRRHFKISVRSMEEPYYYYDDLSL; from the exons ATGGAGTGGTATGTTTTGGTGCTGATGCTGAGCTTGCCGCCCTCCATCCACACAGATTGCTCTTCGCAGTGTCTGAAATGCGCACAGGAAGTCCCCAGCCCTGACAGCAGCCTG TCGTGCATCGCGGAGTGTGTGGGCCAGCTGGAGAGCTGCGGTCAGGCTCCGCGGCTGGCGGACCTGAGCCAGGATGAGGctgcgcaggaggaggagagccagGAGGCGAACCTCGTCAAGCGCTACGGAGGCTTCATCAAAAGGATcgacaagaacaagaacaaactcTTCACCTCCCCGCGGCGCGACAATTACATCCTGAAGGCCGGGGCGCTGCCCAAGAAGTACGAGGACTTGCTAAAGAGTCTCGAGAAGAAGGACGCGACCCCGCCGCAGCGCGCGGAGGACGCGCTGGAGAGCCAGGTCCTCCGCGGTTACGTTAAACGGTACGGCGGCTTTTTACGCAAATTCGGCCCCAAGTCAAAGAGGAGTAgctccgaggaggaggaggacgagcaggaggagggggcggaggaggCGAATCAGGAGCGCCAGGAGccggaggagctgcagaagcGCTACGGGGGCTTCATGAGGAGGGTCCGACCGAAGTTGAACAACTTGAAGTGGGACAAGCGGTACGGAGGCTTTCTGCGCCGGCACTTCAAAATCTCAGTGCGCTCAATGGAGGAGCCGTACTACTACTACGATGACTTGAGCCTTTAA
- the gmeb2 gene encoding glucocorticoid modulatory element-binding protein 2, translated as MQEMNEIVIVTIPESVGEEQQSVVEEDKTVLVTTEINPQPEEDVLTEVPEEAEAEAEAGGADSKEETVIVKLTEEVDVEADVFYPITCGDAKATLVWKKFVCPGINVKCVQFNEQLISPKEFVCLAGKSTLKDWKRAIRLNGTMLRKIMDSGELDFYQHTKVCSNTCRSTKIDLVGAKVSIVGDQSTSLVPATPPLTDLNGAAGLFPEVMEETSEWVTAIGEDSVTFWRTVKEAGLLEEVLEDFQKEMQDVLKGLQERVCEPPLKVNDAVLLNNIVQNFGMLDQVKKVLASHKSQMDRYREQYTRSLAALEQQCDEHRKRAKELKSKSQHLNSVLMTLAPVPSPPAPKRPRLTRAISTPATVNAAPTQITLSPSQLTSLPLGKVLTVAGAQSGTTLGGYTLLTSQLSGSEVVTDASNLAMLSTAAGQEGAASTAFVKVVGPQFQLVTLPASLQNLTPAQSAAIQQQIGSISVVDGIATAVDDSQGEGQADGDDESQSEQVTEAEKDGQAEQL; from the exons ATGCAGGAGATGAATGAGATTGTGATCGTGACCATACCAGAATCGGTGGGAGAGGAGCAGCAgtctgtggtggaggaggataAAACTGTGCTCGTGACGACAGAGATCAACCCCCAGCCAGA GGAGGATGTTCTCACAGAGGTGCCAgaggaagctgaagctgaagctgaggcCGGAGGAGCAGACTCGAAGGAAGAGACAGTTATAG TGAAGTTAACGGAGGAGGTGGACGTGGAAGCTGATGTCTTCTACCCAATCACCTGTGGAGACGCTAAAGCCACGCTGGTCTGGAAGAAGTTCGTCTGCCCTGGGATCAACGTTAAATGTGTCCAG TTCAACGAGCAGCTCATCAGCCCCaaggagtttgtgtgtttagcgGGGAAGTCCACGCTGAAGGACTGGAAGAGAGCCATCCGCCTCAACGGCACCATGCTCAG GAAGATCATGGACTCGGGTGAACTGGACTTCTACCAGCACACGAAGGTCTGCTCCAACACCTGCCGCAGCACGAAGATAGACCTGGTGGGAGCCAAAGTCTCCATCGTCGGCGATCAGTCCACCAGCCTTGTTCCCGCAACCCCCCCACTAACCGACC TGAATGGAGCAGCAGGTTTGTTTccagaggtgatggaggaaaCTTCCGAGTGGGTCACGGCAATCGGAG AGGATTCGGTGACGTTCTGGCGCACGGTGAAGGAGGCGGGGCTTCTGGAGGAGGTGCTGGAAGACTTCCAGAAGGAGATGCAGGATGTTCTGAAGGGGCTGCAGGAAAGAGTGTGTGAACCACCTCTGAAGGTCAATG atgctgTTTTACTCAACAACATAGTGCAGAACTTTGGGATGTTGGACCAGGTGAAGAAGGTTCTGGCCAGTCATAAGAGCCAGATGGACCGTTACAGAGAGCAGTACACTCGCAGTCTTGCTG cTCTGGAGCAGCAGTGCGACGAGCACAGGAAACGAGCCAAGGAGCTGAAGAGCAAATCCCAGCACCTCAACAGCGTCCTCATGACCCTCGCCCCCGTCCCCTCGCCCCCGGCGCCCAAGCGCCCCCGTCTGACCCGAGCCATCTCCACCCCGGCCACGGTCAACGCCGCCCCCACTCAGATCACCCTCTCTCCCAGCCAGCTGACCAGCCTCCCCCTGGGTAAGGTGCTGACCGTGGCGGGGGCCCAGTCCGGCACCACCCTGGGCGGGTACACCCTCCTGACCTCCCAGCTCTCCGGCTCGGAGGTGGTGACCGACGCGTCCAACCTGGCGATGCTGTCCACCGCGGCGGGTCAGGAGGGCGCGGCCTCCACGGCCTTCGTCAAGGTGGTGGGCCCTCAGTTCCAGCTGGTGACGCTTCCGGCCTCGCTCCAGAACCTGACCCCCGCGCAGAGCGCCGCCATCCAGCAGCAGATTGGCAGCATCAGCGTCGTGGACGGCATAGCGACCGCCGTCGACGACTCGCAGGGGGAGGGCCAGGCCGACGGCGACGACGAGAGTCAGTCGGAGCAGGTTACGGAGGCGGAGAAGGACGGGCAGGCTGAGCAGCTGTGA